A region of Streptomyces sp. R44 DNA encodes the following proteins:
- a CDS encoding PucR family transcriptional regulator, whose translation MKGDYQDLVDEISALLGEPATLENRDFGLIAFGAHDSDDDSAMDPVRTRSILTRKSTPAVRAWFEGFGITRATGPVRIPAAPDAGVFRDRICLPVRHRGVVLGYVWLLDAEPGPSDERLAAAMEVAGRIGELLADEERAGADLSREFVAVLTAGRGWQSDMAVAALRAALGPSADGLHTVVCVTPWQGEAPSVRAVPGAAVVATLPDSQSLAVLVRLRTAEDLSPAHKVADRLRGTTPAGIANPRRGLTELPAAWREANTAARAAAAQPTLGPVAEWAGIGPYRLLAALYHPEVDPVVAPLLAPAHAELARTAEVFLDNAGQAGRTAAALGIHRQTLYYRLSRVEALTGLDLDDGEDRLLLHMSLKSARL comes from the coding sequence GTGAAGGGCGATTACCAAGACCTGGTCGACGAGATCTCGGCACTGCTCGGCGAACCCGCGACGCTGGAGAACCGCGACTTCGGACTGATCGCCTTCGGCGCGCACGACAGCGACGACGACTCCGCCATGGACCCGGTCAGGACCCGCTCGATCCTCACCCGCAAGTCCACCCCGGCCGTCCGCGCCTGGTTCGAGGGCTTCGGGATCACCCGGGCGACCGGCCCGGTCCGCATCCCCGCCGCCCCGGACGCGGGAGTCTTCCGGGACCGGATCTGCCTCCCCGTACGCCATCGGGGGGTCGTCCTCGGGTACGTCTGGCTGCTCGACGCCGAGCCCGGCCCCTCGGACGAGCGGCTCGCCGCCGCGATGGAGGTCGCCGGCCGGATCGGGGAGCTCCTCGCCGACGAGGAGCGGGCGGGCGCCGACCTCTCCCGCGAGTTCGTCGCGGTGCTGACCGCCGGGCGCGGCTGGCAGAGCGACATGGCCGTCGCGGCCCTCCGGGCGGCCCTCGGCCCCAGCGCGGACGGCCTCCACACGGTCGTCTGCGTGACCCCCTGGCAGGGCGAGGCCCCCTCGGTCCGCGCCGTCCCCGGGGCGGCGGTGGTCGCCACCCTCCCGGACAGCCAGTCCCTCGCCGTGCTCGTACGGCTGCGCACGGCCGAGGACCTCTCCCCCGCCCACAAGGTCGCCGACCGGCTGCGCGGCACCACGCCCGCCGGGATCGCCAACCCGCGCCGGGGCCTCACCGAGCTCCCGGCGGCCTGGCGCGAGGCGAACACGGCGGCGCGCGCGGCGGCGGCGCAGCCGACGCTCGGCCCGGTCGCGGAGTGGGCCGGGATCGGCCCGTACCGCCTGCTCGCGGCGCTCTACCACCCCGAGGTCGACCCGGTCGTGGCCCCGCTGCTCGCCCCCGCCCACGCCGAACTCGCCCGCACGGCCGAGGTGTTCCTCGACAACGCGGGCCAGGCGGGCCGGACGGCGGCGGCCCTGGGCATCCACCGGCAGACCCTCTACTACCGGCTCTCCCGGGTCGAGGCGCTCACGGGCCTCGATCTGGACGACGGCGAGGACCGGCTGCTGCTCCACATGTCGCTGAAGTCGGCCCGGCTGTAG